A window of the Bacillus andreraoultii genome harbors these coding sequences:
- a CDS encoding D-alanyl-D-alanine carboxypeptidase family protein has product MKRSVVIFIMTICLSLAMVPTPIFASEVKLSLADNAKSAILIERDTGAVLFEKNSDEKLSPASMTKIMTMLLIMEALDEGKIQLKEKVRTSEYAASMGGSQIFLEEGEEMTVEELLLAISLGSANDASVALAEKIAGSERNFVEMMNEKAKELGLKNTKFQNSTGLPANDHYSSAKDMALLAKELLKHENITKYTSQYESYLRENTDKKFWLVNTNRLVKFYPGVDGLKTGYTNEAKYCLTATAKKNDMRVIAVVFGASTSKERNKQITQMFDYAFSQFETKQFYAKGDVLGKVKVEKGQKRKIDMAAGESVSLLAKKGEKMDKVKTKVKLNKNIAAPIKKGQEIGKIILEKDGKIIAENAVVANESVKPASWWTLYKRAFSIFTKVE; this is encoded by the coding sequence ATGAAACGGTCAGTAGTTATATTTATTATGACCATTTGCTTAAGTTTAGCAATGGTTCCGACACCTATTTTCGCTAGTGAGGTTAAGCTCAGCCTAGCGGATAATGCAAAATCTGCCATATTAATTGAAAGAGATACAGGAGCAGTTTTGTTTGAAAAAAACAGTGATGAAAAATTATCTCCAGCAAGTATGACAAAAATTATGACGATGTTATTAATTATGGAAGCTTTGGACGAGGGGAAAATACAACTTAAAGAAAAAGTAAGAACAAGTGAATATGCTGCTTCTATGGGAGGGTCACAAATCTTTTTAGAAGAAGGCGAGGAAATGACAGTTGAAGAACTTCTTCTAGCAATCTCTCTTGGATCTGCTAACGATGCTTCCGTTGCTTTGGCTGAAAAAATTGCTGGTTCCGAACGTAATTTTGTAGAAATGATGAATGAAAAAGCAAAAGAATTAGGGTTAAAGAATACAAAGTTCCAAAATTCGACTGGATTACCCGCGAACGATCATTACAGTAGTGCGAAAGACATGGCATTACTAGCAAAGGAACTATTGAAACATGAAAATATTACAAAGTACACTAGTCAATACGAATCGTATTTAAGGGAAAATACAGATAAGAAATTCTGGCTAGTTAATACAAATCGATTAGTCAAATTTTATCCGGGTGTCGATGGGTTAAAAACTGGTTATACAAATGAAGCAAAATATTGTTTGACTGCAACAGCTAAAAAAAATGATATGCGTGTCATAGCTGTCGTATTTGGAGCTTCAACATCGAAAGAAAGAAATAAACAAATTACACAAATGTTTGACTACGCTTTTAGTCAGTTTGAAACGAAACAGTTTTATGCAAAAGGAGACGTACTAGGGAAAGTAAAAGTTGAAAAAGGACAAAAGCGGAAAATTGACATGGCCGCTGGTGAAAGTGTTTCTCTATTGGCGAAAAAAGGGGAAAAAATGGATAAAGTAAAAACAAAAGTAAAACTAAATAAAAATATTGCAGCACCAATTAAAAAAGGGCAAGAAATTGGTAAGATTATTTTAGAAAAAGACGGAAAAATCATTGCAGAAAATGCTGTTGTTGCAAATGAAAGTGTGAAGCCAGCAAGTTGGTGGACATTATATAAACGTGCATTCAGTATATTTACTAAAGTTGAGTAA
- the spoIIAA gene encoding anti-sigma F factor antagonist, which translates to MSLQVNLEWKEKHILVVRLSGELDHHTADTVRDQVSQAMEEGEVKYLIVNLESLTFMDSSGLGVILGRYKQIKQINGEMIVCSVPPSIERLFNMSGLFKIVHIDPTEEQALLRLGVA; encoded by the coding sequence GTGAGTCTACAAGTGAATCTAGAATGGAAAGAAAAACATATATTAGTTGTTAGACTTAGCGGAGAGTTAGACCATCATACGGCAGATACTGTTCGTGACCAAGTTTCACAAGCAATGGAAGAAGGCGAAGTTAAATATTTAATAGTAAACCTTGAAAGTTTAACTTTTATGGATAGTTCGGGTCTAGGTGTCATATTAGGCAGATATAAGCAGATTAAACAAATAAATGGTGAAATGATTGTTTGTTCTGTTCCACCATCAATTGAACGATTATTTAATATGTCAGGATTATTTAAAATCGTTCATATTGATCCAACTGAAGAACAAGCTTTACTTAGATTGGGGGTTGCCTAA
- the spoIIAB gene encoding anti-sigma F factor, producing the protein MNNEMYLKFRALSQNESFARVTVSAFIAQLDPTMDELTEIKTAVSEAVTNAIIHGYENKGEGFVYVSVRLDGSIVELEVRDEGIGIMDVDEARQPLFTTKPELERSGMGFTIMENFVDEMTIDSVPNGGTTVRLKKKLSNANAVYN; encoded by the coding sequence ATGAATAACGAAATGTACTTAAAATTTCGTGCACTAAGTCAAAATGAATCTTTTGCAAGAGTTACTGTTTCCGCATTTATTGCACAATTAGATCCGACAATGGATGAGTTAACAGAAATTAAAACAGCTGTTTCTGAAGCGGTTACAAATGCCATCATCCACGGTTACGAAAATAAAGGAGAAGGATTTGTTTATGTATCTGTCCGCCTTGATGGTTCTATTGTTGAATTAGAAGTTCGTGATGAGGGAATAGGCATAATGGATGTAGATGAAGCTAGACAACCATTATTTACGACAAAGCCAGAATTAGAACGATCTGGTATGGGTTTTACGATTATGGAAAATTTTGTAGATGAAATGACGATCGATTCTGTTCCAAATGGAGGGACAACTGTCCGTTTGAAAAAAAAATTGTCAAATGCAAATGCAGTGTACAATTAA
- the sigF gene encoding RNA polymerase sporulation sigma factor SigF, with product MDVEVKKDTDQSFTKDVEIKHLIKRSQSGDQEARNEIVEKNIRLVWSVVQRFLNRGYDPDDLFQIGCIGLLKSVDKFDLSYDVKFSTYAVPMIIGEIQRFIRDDGTIKVSRSLKEIGNKIRRAKDDLAKELGRAPTIYEVSEHLQIPVEELLLAQEAVMAPTSIHETVYENDGDPITLLDQISDQEDGKWFEKIALKEAIEGLDDREKLIVYLRYYNDQTQSEVASRLGISQVQVSRLEKKILKQIKSQMDV from the coding sequence ATGGATGTGGAGGTTAAAAAAGATACCGATCAATCTTTTACGAAAGATGTAGAAATTAAACATCTTATTAAAAGAAGTCAGTCGGGAGATCAAGAAGCGCGAAATGAAATTGTCGAGAAAAACATTCGCCTTGTCTGGTCTGTTGTGCAGCGATTTTTAAATCGTGGCTATGATCCGGATGATTTGTTTCAAATTGGTTGTATCGGTTTATTAAAGTCGGTGGACAAATTTGATTTGTCCTATGATGTGAAATTTTCTACTTATGCAGTACCAATGATTATCGGTGAAATTCAACGATTTATTCGTGATGATGGCACAATTAAGGTTAGTCGTTCATTAAAAGAAATAGGAAATAAGATTCGCCGTGCAAAAGATGATCTGGCTAAAGAATTAGGGCGTGCACCAACGATTTATGAAGTAAGTGAACATTTGCAAATCCCTGTCGAAGAATTATTACTAGCTCAAGAAGCGGTAATGGCACCGACATCCATCCATGAAACGGTTTATGAAAACGATGGTGATCCGATTACATTACTTGATCAAATTTCAGATCAAGAAGATGGGAAGTGGTTTGAGAAAATTGCCCTAAAAGAAGCTATAGAAGGATTAGATGATAGAGAAAAATTAATTGTATATTTAAGGTACTATAATGATCAGACACAATCAGAAGTAGCGAGTCGATTAGGTATTTCTCAAGTACAAGTTTCAAGACTAGAGAAAAAAATATTAAAGCAGATAAAAAGCCAAATGGACGTTTAA
- a CDS encoding stage V sporulation protein AA: protein MDTTIYIRLRHRVQVGGDKPVYLKDIASINAPDVIIHDLKKLIVHKVTKEDNNIIIIDGIQIIEVITDKLNIRDIQLIGPQQTIVEVVMRKVKMSIPLFLLVWLLLFIGSAISIMNFHEDVSMQVVHQKLFYLLTGIKDEKPLTIQIPYSIGLGLGMILFFNHVFKKRINDEPSPLEVEMFNYQQSLDQYVIMNENKESMKRMDE, encoded by the coding sequence ATGGACACAACCATATATATCCGTCTCCGTCATCGAGTACAAGTAGGAGGCGATAAGCCTGTTTATCTTAAAGATATAGCCTCTATTAATGCTCCAGATGTGATCATACATGATTTAAAAAAATTGATTGTTCATAAAGTAACGAAGGAAGATAACAATATTATTATCATTGATGGAATTCAGATTATTGAAGTGATTACAGACAAATTAAATATAAGGGACATTCAGCTGATTGGACCACAGCAAACAATTGTTGAAGTGGTAATGAGAAAGGTGAAAATGTCCATCCCATTATTTTTGTTAGTTTGGTTACTACTATTTATTGGATCTGCTATTTCTATAATGAATTTTCATGAAGATGTTAGCATGCAAGTTGTTCACCAAAAGTTATTTTATTTATTAACAGGAATTAAAGATGAGAAACCTTTAACGATTCAAATCCCTTATTCAATTGGTCTTGGTCTTGGAATGATTTTATTTTTTAATCATGTATTTAAAAAGCGAATTAATGATGAACCGAGCCCACTGGAAGTTGAGATGTTTAATTACCAACAAAGTTTAGATCAATATGTCATTATGAATGAAAATAAAGAAAGTATGAAAAGAATGGATGAATAA
- a CDS encoding stage V sporulation protein AB, whose translation MGLKILFVLAVGLACGLAVGAGFVAFITVLGVIPRLMQLTKSMKMILYYEWAATLGVIFGAILGLQQIQLTIPKVLMIFVGLFQGIFVGMLAAALYEAVNVLPLIFKRINLEDRLLYLLTALILGKILGSLFHWLYFINL comes from the coding sequence ATGGGGTTAAAAATTTTATTTGTACTCGCAGTGGGGCTAGCTTGTGGTTTAGCGGTAGGTGCTGGCTTTGTCGCATTTATAACAGTATTAGGCGTAATTCCGCGGTTGATGCAGTTAACAAAATCAATGAAAATGATTTTATATTATGAATGGGCAGCTACTCTTGGTGTTATATTTGGGGCTATATTAGGCTTACAACAAATTCAATTGACGATTCCGAAAGTATTAATGATTTTTGTTGGTTTATTCCAAGGGATTTTTGTAGGTATGTTAGCAGCCGCATTATATGAAGCTGTCAATGTATTGCCTTTAATATTCAAACGAATAAATCTTGAAGACCGATTATTATATTTATTAACTGCACTCATTTTAGGAAAAATTTTAGGCTCACTATTCCATTGGTTGTATTTTATTAACTTGTAA
- a CDS encoding spore germination protein gives MSAIKKMKPIPKQITEVEKYMKDNVGLGTSFDLGIRKFKVLNKEIQLYYVNGLTDTLFILRAMQELVHLNDIHKDSPPEQFVELINNRINNNSVEKVSTLDEVVDQVLSGLIAILVEGYEEAFIVDTRSYPGRQPEEPDTEKVVRGSRDGFVENIISNSALIRRRIRDERLRFELLKVGERSKTDIAIVYLKDVANPDLVNIIKKEIKAIEIDGLTMADKAIEEFLVKQGYNPYPLVRYTERADVAATHILEGHVLIIADTSPSVIITPTTYFHHVQHAEEYRQSAAVGTFIRWTRFIGILASLFILPLWLLFVIEPSLLPDSIEYIGPNKKSHVPVIVQLFICDLGIEFLRLAAIHTPTPLSTAMGLIAAVLIGDIAVNVGLFIPEVILYVSVSAIGTFATPSYELSVANKIARLVILILIAIFKVPGLVVGVTLFIIYLASIRSLNTPYLWPFIPFHPIAFMQILVRRSTPGSKIRPSIVQPKNRLKQPT, from the coding sequence ATGTCTGCAATAAAAAAGATGAAACCCATTCCTAAACAAATAACTGAAGTAGAAAAGTATATGAAAGATAACGTTGGTTTAGGAACAAGTTTTGATTTAGGCATTCGGAAGTTTAAAGTTTTAAATAAAGAAATACAATTATATTATGTGAACGGACTGACGGATACTTTATTTATTTTGCGGGCAATGCAAGAACTCGTCCACTTAAATGACATTCATAAAGATTCTCCACCTGAACAATTTGTAGAACTTATTAATAATCGAATAAATAATAATTCAGTAGAAAAAGTATCAACGTTAGATGAAGTCGTTGATCAAGTATTATCGGGACTCATTGCTATTTTAGTGGAGGGTTACGAGGAAGCCTTTATTGTTGATACGCGAAGTTATCCTGGTAGACAACCGGAAGAACCTGATACAGAAAAGGTTGTTCGTGGATCAAGAGACGGATTTGTGGAAAATATTATTAGCAATTCCGCATTGATTCGGCGTAGAATCCGTGATGAACGACTCCGATTTGAACTACTAAAAGTGGGAGAACGTTCGAAAACAGATATAGCAATAGTTTATTTGAAAGACGTTGCAAATCCAGATTTAGTAAATATTATTAAGAAAGAAATTAAAGCAATTGAAATAGATGGCTTGACGATGGCAGATAAAGCGATTGAAGAATTTTTAGTGAAACAAGGATATAATCCATATCCCCTTGTCCGATATACCGAACGTGCTGATGTTGCAGCAACCCATATATTGGAAGGACATGTATTAATTATTGCCGATACGTCTCCGAGTGTAATCATTACACCGACAACATATTTTCACCATGTTCAACATGCGGAAGAATATCGTCAATCAGCTGCAGTAGGGACATTTATTCGTTGGACACGTTTTATTGGTATTTTGGCCTCGTTGTTTATTCTTCCTCTTTGGCTACTTTTTGTTATCGAGCCAAGTCTATTACCAGATAGTATCGAATATATCGGGCCAAATAAAAAATCCCATGTACCTGTCATTGTACAGTTGTTTATTTGTGATTTAGGTATTGAGTTTTTAAGACTGGCCGCGATTCATACTCCAACACCTTTATCGACTGCTATGGGTCTAATTGCTGCTGTATTAATTGGGGATATTGCAGTGAATGTTGGTCTATTTATTCCGGAAGTCATTCTCTATGTTTCCGTTTCTGCAATCGGAACGTTTGCGACACCAAGTTATGAGTTAAGTGTGGCAAATAAAATAGCAAGATTAGTTATTTTAATTTTAATAGCGATATTTAAAGTTCCAGGTTTAGTTGTAGGGGTAACATTGTTTATCATTTACTTAGCATCAATACGTTCACTCAATACCCCGTACTTATGGCCTTTTATTCCGTTTCACCCAATAGCTTTTATGCAAATTTTAGTTAGACGTTCAACTCCTGGGTCAAAAATCCGACCAAGTATCGTTCAACCGAAAAATCGTTTAAAGCAGCCTACGTAA